One window from the genome of Enterobacter asburiae encodes:
- a CDS encoding pyridoxal phosphate-dependent decarboxylase family protein, protein MSDSNPILFSSAQSIEAYQQAIEQSTQAVMQWLKQPEMYQGKTVAELRDRIKLDFNPKGLGNEAAIERAVEFFLKDSLSVHHPQCVAHLHCPSLVVSQAAEVLINATNQSMDSWDQSPSATIIEIKLIEWLRTRVGYQAGDAGVFTSGGTQSNLMGLMLARDAFFARQGHSVQQDGLVGDLRKIRVLCSENAHFSVQKNMALMGLGYQSVVQVKTDEFSRMDLTDLAAKIEQCNANGEQILAIVATAGTTDAGAIDPLRAIAELAAKQNIWVHVDAAWGGALLMSEQYRHYLDGIELVDSVTLDFHKQFFQTISCGAFLLKEARHYELMRYQAAYLNSEFDEEAGVPNLVSKSLQTTRRFDALKLWMSLEALGQEQYAAIIDCGVTLAQQVAAYVKEQPALELVMQPQLASVLFRFRGQVQMDDAGIALLNQKIGDALLESGRANVGVTEHNGVTCLKLTLLNPTVTLEDIKILLSLVERTAQEVLAK, encoded by the coding sequence ATGTCTGATTCAAACCCAATTTTGTTCTCCTCTGCGCAGAGCATTGAAGCTTACCAGCAGGCGATTGAACAAAGCACTCAGGCTGTGATGCAGTGGCTGAAACAGCCTGAGATGTACCAGGGCAAAACGGTCGCGGAACTGCGCGACCGTATTAAGCTGGATTTCAACCCGAAGGGGCTGGGCAACGAAGCGGCGATTGAACGCGCCGTGGAGTTCTTCCTGAAAGACAGCTTGTCCGTTCATCACCCGCAGTGTGTGGCGCACCTGCACTGCCCAAGCCTGGTGGTAAGCCAGGCGGCGGAAGTGCTGATCAACGCCACTAACCAGAGTATGGACTCCTGGGATCAAAGCCCGTCCGCAACCATTATCGAGATCAAACTGATCGAGTGGCTGCGTACCCGCGTGGGTTATCAGGCCGGCGACGCAGGTGTCTTCACCAGCGGCGGCACCCAGAGCAACCTGATGGGCCTGATGCTGGCTCGCGATGCGTTCTTCGCGCGTCAGGGTCACTCCGTTCAGCAGGACGGTCTGGTAGGCGATCTGCGCAAAATTCGCGTACTGTGCTCCGAAAACGCACACTTCTCCGTGCAGAAAAACATGGCGCTGATGGGGCTGGGCTACCAGTCCGTGGTGCAGGTGAAAACGGACGAATTCTCCCGCATGGATCTGACCGATCTGGCGGCGAAAATTGAACAGTGCAATGCAAACGGCGAGCAGATTCTGGCGATCGTCGCGACAGCAGGTACCACCGATGCCGGTGCTATCGACCCGCTGCGTGCGATTGCAGAGCTGGCCGCGAAGCAGAACATCTGGGTACACGTTGATGCGGCCTGGGGCGGCGCGCTGCTGATGTCTGAGCAGTATCGTCACTACCTGGACGGCATCGAGCTGGTGGATTCCGTCACCCTGGACTTCCACAAGCAGTTCTTCCAGACCATCAGCTGCGGCGCGTTCCTGCTGAAAGAAGCGCGTCACTATGAGCTGATGCGCTATCAGGCGGCCTACCTGAACTCTGAGTTCGACGAAGAGGCAGGCGTGCCTAACCTGGTGTCCAAATCTCTGCAGACCACCCGTCGTTTCGACGCGCTGAAGCTGTGGATGAGCCTGGAAGCGCTGGGTCAGGAGCAGTACGCGGCGATTATCGATTGCGGCGTAACGCTGGCACAGCAGGTTGCGGCTTACGTGAAGGAGCAGCCTGCTCTGGAGCTGGTTATGCAGCCACAGCTGGCAAGCGTTCTGTTCCGCTTCCGCGGACAGGTGCAGATGGACGACGCGGGCATCGCCCTGCTGAACCAGAAAATTGGTGATGCGCTGCTGGAATCCGGCCGTGCGAACGTCGGTGTGACCGAGCATAACGGCGTCACCTGCCTGAAGCTGACGCTGCTGAACCCAACCGTGACGCTGGAAGATATTAAAATCCTGCTGTCTCTGGTTGAGCGCACCGCGCAGGAAGTTCTGGCGAAGTAA
- a CDS encoding diaminobutyrate--2-oxoglutarate transaminase — MMTDKVRIDTVDAHKSNETYLARQAEFESNVRSYPRKLPLAITKAEGVWITDADNKEYLDCLAGAGTLALGHNYPDVLKSIQNVITSGLPLHTLDLTTPLKDAFSEYLLSLLPGQGKEYCLQFTGPSGADAVEAALKLAKKVTGRSGIISFSGGYHGMTHGALSVTGNLSPKEAVDGMMPEVQFMPYPHEYRCPLGIGGEAGVKALTYYFDNLINDVESGVRKPAAVILEAVQGEGGVNPAPAEWLQRIRKVTQEHGILLILDEVQAGFARTGKFFAFEHAGIEPDIIVMSKAVGGGLPLAVLGIKKQFDAWAPGHHTGTFRGNQLAMATGLTTLKILKDQNIAGKVAAQGEWLKGQLKEMAKRYPVIGHVRGLGMMIGIEIVKPHEAADHMGCFPGDGELSALIQKKCFEAGLILERGGRNGIVLRLLPSLLISDEELKIFLDKFEQALLAAGVRPA; from the coding sequence ATGATGACGGATAAAGTCCGTATTGACACCGTAGATGCCCACAAAAGCAACGAAACCTATCTGGCCCGTCAGGCCGAGTTTGAATCTAACGTCAGGAGTTATCCGCGCAAACTGCCTTTAGCCATCACTAAAGCAGAAGGCGTGTGGATCACCGATGCAGACAATAAAGAATACCTTGACTGTTTAGCAGGCGCGGGGACCCTTGCGCTTGGCCATAACTATCCTGATGTGCTGAAAAGCATCCAAAATGTCATTACCAGCGGCTTGCCGTTACATACCCTGGATCTGACTACGCCTCTGAAAGACGCGTTTTCTGAATACCTGCTCTCTCTGCTGCCTGGTCAGGGCAAAGAGTACTGCCTGCAGTTCACCGGCCCATCCGGTGCTGACGCCGTTGAAGCGGCGCTGAAGCTGGCGAAAAAAGTGACCGGTCGTAGCGGTATCATCAGCTTCTCTGGTGGTTACCACGGTATGACCCACGGCGCGCTGTCCGTGACCGGCAACCTGTCTCCGAAAGAAGCGGTTGACGGTATGATGCCAGAAGTCCAGTTCATGCCTTACCCGCACGAGTACCGTTGCCCGCTGGGTATCGGTGGTGAAGCGGGCGTGAAAGCGCTGACTTACTACTTCGATAACCTGATCAACGACGTTGAAAGCGGCGTGCGTAAACCTGCAGCGGTGATTCTGGAAGCCGTTCAGGGCGAAGGCGGCGTGAACCCGGCTCCGGCTGAGTGGCTGCAGCGCATCCGTAAAGTGACTCAGGAACACGGCATTCTGCTGATCCTCGACGAAGTTCAGGCTGGCTTTGCCCGTACCGGTAAATTCTTCGCCTTCGAACACGCTGGCATTGAGCCAGACATCATCGTGATGTCTAAAGCAGTGGGTGGCGGTCTGCCACTGGCCGTGCTCGGTATCAAAAAGCAGTTCGATGCATGGGCGCCAGGTCACCACACCGGTACCTTCCGCGGCAACCAGCTGGCGATGGCAACCGGTCTGACGACGCTGAAAATCCTGAAAGACCAGAACATCGCAGGCAAAGTGGCTGCACAGGGCGAATGGCTGAAAGGCCAGCTGAAAGAGATGGCGAAACGCTATCCGGTGATCGGCCACGTGCGCGGTCTGGGCATGATGATCGGTATTGAGATCGTTAAGCCACACGAAGCCGCTGACCACATGGGCTGCTTCCCGGGCGACGGCGAGCTGTCTGCACTGATTCAGAAGAAGTGCTTCGAAGCCGGTCTGATTCTGGAGCGCGGTGGCCGTAACGGTATCGTTCTGCGTCTGCTGCCGTCTCTGCTGATCAGCGACGAAGAGCTGAAAATCTTCCTGGATAAATTTGAGCAGGCACTGCTTGCTGCGGGCGTTCGCCCGGCGTAA
- a CDS encoding LacI family DNA-binding transcriptional regulator, whose translation MASLKDVAKLANVSLMTVSRALNSPERLKPETLARVQLAIEQTSYVPDLSAKKIRGAHASPKTIGVLALDTVTTPFSVDITLSIEETARMHGWNSFVMNMFTDDNPDAIVDLLLSHRPDGIIYTTMGLRQVPLPAKLLTLPCVLANCESDGEKVASYIPDDEQGQYTAVRALLAQGYRRPLCLHLPAGLLATTRRRQGLERACREAGLDPQSLAHSYMALGDEHYRDIPSVLLAHMQNGIPGFDSVICGNDRIAFMVYQTLLAQGLRIPKDVAVIGYDNMVGIGELFLPPLTTVQLPHYEIGRLSALHIINGEEHQNTTRVESPFLMRDSVVHAS comes from the coding sequence ATGGCTTCCCTGAAGGACGTCGCAAAGCTGGCTAACGTATCGCTGATGACGGTTTCCCGCGCGCTTAACAGCCCGGAGCGCCTTAAACCGGAAACCCTGGCGCGCGTTCAGCTGGCTATTGAGCAGACCAGCTACGTTCCTGACCTGTCCGCCAAGAAAATACGCGGCGCGCATGCCTCGCCAAAAACCATAGGCGTACTGGCGCTTGATACGGTAACGACACCTTTCTCGGTGGACATCACGCTGTCTATTGAAGAGACGGCCAGAATGCACGGCTGGAACAGCTTCGTGATGAATATGTTTACCGATGACAACCCGGACGCGATTGTCGACCTTCTCCTCTCTCATCGGCCTGACGGGATTATCTACACCACCATGGGGTTACGTCAGGTTCCTCTCCCGGCCAAACTCCTCACCCTTCCCTGCGTGCTGGCCAACTGCGAAAGTGACGGCGAAAAGGTCGCCAGCTATATTCCTGATGATGAACAGGGGCAGTATACCGCCGTGCGGGCGTTACTCGCGCAGGGGTATCGACGACCTCTCTGCCTGCATTTACCTGCGGGACTCCTGGCCACAACCCGACGCCGTCAGGGACTGGAACGCGCATGCCGCGAAGCGGGGCTCGACCCACAAAGCCTGGCGCACAGCTATATGGCGTTAGGGGACGAGCACTATCGTGATATCCCGTCAGTGCTGCTGGCGCACATGCAGAATGGCATTCCCGGGTTCGACTCCGTTATCTGCGGCAACGACCGTATCGCGTTTATGGTGTACCAGACGCTGCTGGCGCAAGGGCTTCGCATACCGAAAGACGTCGCGGTAATCGGCTATGACAATATGGTCGGTATCGGAGAGTTGTTCCTGCCTCCTCTCACTACGGTTCAACTGCCACACTATGAAATTGGCCGCCTGAGCGCCTTGCATATTATTAACGGCGAAGAGCATCAGAACACCACGCGCGTTGAAAGTCCTTTTTTAATGCGTGATTCCGTTGTGCATGCATCATGA
- a CDS encoding MFS transporter, producing MMKTHRSHSYPLLSALLFFFFVTWSSSGSLLSIWLHQEVGLKAGDTGVIYAVLSVSALFAQICYGFIQDKLGLRKNLLWFLTSLLVLSGPAFLLFGYLLKINVLLGSIFGGIFIGLTFNGGIGVLESYTERVARQSQFEFGKARMWGSLGWAAATFFAGLLFNINPKLNFAVASCAGLVFFVLLARLRVSSAPHAMQEAVSGGKVTLEDALRLLTLPRFWALVFFVIGTCIYGVYDQQFPVYFSSQFPTLQEGNAMYGYLNSFQVFLEAAGMFCAPWLVNRLGAKNGLIFAGMVMAMRMVASGLVEGPVLISITKLLHAVELPVLLVSIFKYNSLHFDKRLSSTLYLVGFACTSSVIASVLSPLAGYSYEKYGFAQSYLIMGLLVFSTTLISIFLLRSGKSSSDPLMPQPSTI from the coding sequence ATAATGAAAACGCATCGCTCTCACAGCTACCCTTTACTGAGCGCATTACTGTTTTTCTTTTTTGTCACCTGGTCGTCTTCCGGCTCATTACTCTCCATCTGGCTTCATCAGGAAGTAGGCTTAAAAGCGGGGGATACCGGCGTTATCTATGCCGTGCTTTCCGTCTCCGCGCTTTTTGCACAAATCTGCTATGGATTCATTCAGGACAAACTCGGCCTGCGCAAAAACCTGCTCTGGTTTCTGACCAGCCTGCTTGTTCTTTCTGGTCCGGCTTTTTTGCTGTTTGGCTATCTGCTGAAGATTAACGTGTTGCTCGGCAGCATTTTCGGCGGGATTTTTATCGGCCTGACGTTTAACGGCGGGATAGGAGTGCTCGAGTCCTATACCGAGCGCGTGGCCCGCCAGAGTCAGTTTGAGTTCGGCAAGGCGAGGATGTGGGGATCGCTTGGCTGGGCGGCGGCAACCTTTTTTGCGGGGCTGCTGTTTAACATTAATCCGAAGCTGAACTTTGCCGTCGCGAGCTGCGCAGGGCTGGTGTTTTTTGTTTTGCTGGCGCGTCTCAGGGTCTCTTCCGCCCCGCACGCCATGCAGGAAGCGGTGTCCGGCGGTAAGGTCACGCTGGAAGATGCCTTGCGCCTGCTGACGCTGCCGCGGTTCTGGGCGCTGGTATTTTTCGTTATCGGCACCTGTATTTATGGCGTTTATGACCAGCAGTTCCCGGTCTATTTCTCCTCCCAGTTCCCGACGTTACAGGAAGGAAACGCCATGTACGGCTATCTCAACTCCTTCCAGGTTTTTCTTGAGGCGGCGGGTATGTTTTGTGCCCCGTGGCTGGTGAATCGTCTCGGTGCGAAAAACGGCCTGATTTTCGCGGGAATGGTGATGGCGATGCGTATGGTGGCATCGGGTCTGGTTGAGGGGCCGGTACTGATCTCCATTACCAAGCTATTGCACGCGGTTGAGCTGCCCGTTTTGCTGGTCTCAATCTTTAAATACAACAGCCTGCATTTTGACAAGCGGCTCTCTTCCACCCTCTATCTGGTGGGCTTTGCCTGTACAAGCTCGGTGATTGCCTCGGTTCTGTCGCCGCTGGCCGGTTACAGCTATGAGAAATACGGCTTTGCCCAGTCCTATCTCATTATGGGGCTGTTAGTTTTCAGCACCACGCTCATCTCCATCTTCCTGTTGCGCTCGGGTAAGTCCTCTTCTGACCCGTTAATGCCGCAACCATCCACTATCTGA
- a CDS encoding glycoside hydrolase family 32 protein, translated as MTYSIAKAEQELQARQGTLNLRWYPRYHLAAHAGWMNDPNGLVWFDGWYHAFYQHHPYSTQWGPMHWGHARSRDLVHWEHLPVALAPEGPEDKDGCFSGSAVVDGDTLALIYTGHKFHGDPDDEANLYQVQCLATSRDGVHFARQGMIVDTPPGLHHFRDPKVWREGESWYMVVGARDGETGQVRVYRSADLREWQDMGELAVAEKEMGYMWECPDFFTLNGKRVLMFSPQGLAADGFKNRNLFQSGYLLGEWQPGQPFEREGEFVEMDRGHDFYAPQSFLTPDGRRIVIGWLDMWESPLPEQQDGWAGMLSLPRELTLSADDRLQMRPAREVESLRRAWFPWPVSTLNNQQIAQVESCDAMEVILQWDCANSSAEQYGIRLGDGLRIYVDAQMQRLVLERHYPQYGLCGTRSVALNLNDTLNLRLFFDNSSVEVFVNDGDACLSSRIYPEAGARELALFAWTGSASLIDAGAWQLE; from the coding sequence ATGACGTATTCCATTGCCAAAGCTGAACAGGAACTGCAGGCCAGACAAGGCACTCTTAACCTGCGCTGGTATCCGCGTTACCACCTCGCCGCGCATGCCGGCTGGATGAACGACCCGAATGGCCTGGTGTGGTTTGACGGCTGGTATCACGCGTTTTACCAGCATCATCCATACTCGACCCAGTGGGGGCCGATGCACTGGGGTCATGCGCGCAGCAGGGATTTAGTTCACTGGGAGCACCTTCCGGTAGCACTGGCGCCGGAAGGACCAGAAGACAAGGACGGCTGTTTTTCCGGCTCGGCGGTAGTAGATGGCGATACGCTGGCGCTGATTTACACCGGACATAAATTCCACGGCGATCCTGATGATGAGGCTAATCTCTACCAGGTGCAGTGCCTGGCCACCAGCCGTGACGGCGTTCATTTTGCCCGGCAGGGAATGATTGTTGACACGCCGCCTGGGCTGCATCACTTCCGCGATCCGAAAGTGTGGCGTGAAGGGGAGAGCTGGTACATGGTTGTCGGCGCGCGAGACGGTGAGACGGGCCAGGTGCGCGTATACCGTTCTGCCGATCTGCGCGAGTGGCAGGATATGGGCGAGCTTGCGGTGGCTGAAAAAGAGATGGGCTACATGTGGGAATGCCCGGACTTTTTCACCCTCAACGGCAAACGTGTGCTGATGTTTTCACCTCAGGGGCTGGCGGCGGACGGATTCAAAAACCGTAATCTTTTCCAGAGCGGCTACCTGCTGGGCGAGTGGCAGCCCGGACAACCTTTCGAGCGTGAAGGGGAATTTGTGGAGATGGATCGCGGGCATGATTTCTATGCGCCACAAAGCTTCCTGACGCCCGACGGCCGCCGCATTGTTATCGGCTGGCTGGACATGTGGGAATCGCCCCTGCCGGAACAGCAGGATGGCTGGGCGGGTATGCTCTCCTTACCGCGCGAGCTGACGCTGAGTGCGGATGACCGTCTGCAAATGCGGCCAGCCAGAGAAGTCGAAAGCCTGCGCAGGGCGTGGTTCCCCTGGCCGGTGAGCACGCTTAACAATCAGCAAATCGCTCAGGTGGAAAGCTGTGACGCGATGGAAGTCATTCTGCAGTGGGATTGCGCCAACAGCAGCGCGGAGCAGTACGGTATTCGTCTCGGAGACGGGTTACGTATTTATGTCGATGCGCAGATGCAGCGCCTGGTGCTGGAGCGTCACTATCCGCAGTATGGCTTGTGCGGGACCCGAAGCGTCGCGCTTAACCTGAACGACACGCTAAACCTGCGCCTGTTCTTTGACAACTCGTCGGTGGAGGTGTTTGTCAATGACGGTGACGCGTGCCTCAGCAGCCGCATTTATCCTGAAGCGGGGGCTCGCGAGCTGGCGTTGTTTGCCTGGACGGGGAGTGCGTCGCTCATTGATGCCGGGGCGTGGCAGTTAGAGTAA
- a CDS encoding YadA C-terminal domain-containing protein, producing MNITDAAAAWDDASITNIVNDHQDQITQNNADSIARDLSTDNRLTQVDSDLQSTKLGVLIVDQATNEAKQKALLAGALADTANQKSEAALQGVMTNGTEIINMENVNKVQDNRLDSLESAPKPTNGVDGKDGVTITVTRVQVDAATQTKVANNSQAVTATAQELQATKQTLQAMNNNTRQQFKSLHDEVDNNKKQANAGISGAMAMAGLPQVQTNQHVMFSAGGATYNSESALAVGASVNVNSHTIAKVSFSDDTANNMGASIGVGVGF from the coding sequence ATGAATATTACCGATGCTGCTGCAGCCTGGGACGATGCATCAATCACAAATATTGTGAATGACCATCAAGACCAAATTACGCAAAACAATGCTGATAGTATTGCTCGCGATCTCTCAACTGACAATCGCTTAACTCAGGTTGATAGCGACCTTCAATCGACTAAATTAGGTGTTTTGATCGTTGATCAAGCCACAAATGAGGCTAAGCAAAAAGCACTACTTGCTGGTGCGCTCGCAGATACTGCGAATCAAAAAAGTGAGGCTGCTTTACAGGGCGTCATGACGAACGGCACTGAAATTATCAATATGGAAAACGTTAACAAAGTGCAGGATAACCGTCTTGATAGCCTGGAAAGTGCCCCTAAACCCACTAACGGCGTAGATGGAAAAGATGGCGTGACGATTACCGTAACGCGCGTGCAGGTAGACGCAGCGACGCAAACGAAAGTGGCCAACAATAGCCAGGCTGTTACCGCCACCGCTCAGGAACTTCAGGCAACAAAGCAGACGTTACAGGCAATGAATAACAACACCCGCCAGCAGTTCAAATCATTGCACGACGAAGTGGATAATAATAAGAAACAGGCCAACGCCGGTATCTCGGGCGCCATGGCGATGGCAGGTTTACCGCAGGTACAAACGAATCAGCACGTTATGTTCTCTGCTGGCGGTGCAACGTACAATAGTGAAAGCGCCCTTGCCGTCGGGGCATCCGTTAACGTCAATTCACATACGATCGCGAAAGTCAGTTTCTCTGATGACACTGCGAATAACATGGGTGCCTCCATCGGCGTAGGGGTCGGCTTTTAA